In Acidimicrobiia bacterium, the following proteins share a genomic window:
- the rplE gene encoding 50S ribosomal protein L5 has product MAPRLKERYDAEIRGRLKEELSLENVMEVPRLVKIVVNMGVGDYTQDGKLIDSAVEDLRTITGQQPRVNKARKSIANFKLREGMPIGASVTLRGARMWEFFDRLIALAIPRIRDFRGLSPRGFDGRGNYSFGVTEQLIFPEIDYDRVAKVRGMNITFVTTARTDDEGRAFLEQFGFPFRRQQAGV; this is encoded by the coding sequence ATGGCGCCCCGCCTCAAGGAACGATATGACGCCGAGATCCGGGGGCGCCTCAAGGAGGAGCTCTCCCTCGAGAACGTCATGGAGGTCCCCCGCCTCGTGAAGATCGTCGTCAACATGGGCGTCGGCGACTACACGCAGGACGGCAAGCTCATCGACTCCGCCGTCGAGGACCTGCGCACGATCACCGGCCAGCAGCCGAGGGTCAACAAGGCGAGGAAGTCGATCGCCAATTTCAAGCTGCGAGAGGGGATGCCGATCGGGGCGTCGGTCACGCTGCGAGGAGCCAGGATGTGGGAGTTCTTCGACAGGCTGATCGCCCTGGCGATCCCGCGCATCCGTGACTTCCGGGGACTCAGCCCGAGAGGCTTCGACGGCAGGGGAAACTACAGCTTCGGCGTGACCGAGCAGCTGATCTTCCCCGAGATCGACTACGACAGGGTTGCGAAGGTGCGTGGCATGAACATCACGTTCGTCACAACCGCTCGCACGGACGACGAGGGCAGAGCCTTCCTCGAGCAGTTCGGGTTCCCGTTCCGGCGCCAGCAGGCAGGTGTGTGA
- the rplN gene encoding 50S ribosomal protein L14, whose amino-acid sequence MIQQETRLRVADNTGAREVLCIRVLGGSGRRYARLGDVIVGTVKDAIPGGTVKKGDVVKAVVVRTRKESRRQDGTYIRFDDNACVIINDQQQPRGTRIFGPVGRELRDRKFMRIVSLAPEVL is encoded by the coding sequence ATGATCCAGCAGGAGACGCGGCTGCGCGTCGCCGACAACACGGGCGCCCGTGAGGTGCTGTGCATCCGCGTGCTCGGTGGGTCGGGTCGCCGCTACGCACGGCTCGGCGACGTCATCGTCGGGACGGTGAAGGACGCCATCCCGGGCGGCACGGTCAAGAAGGGTGACGTCGTGAAGGCCGTCGTCGTACGCACCCGCAAGGAGAGCCGCCGGCAAGACGGGACGTACATCCGCTTCGACGACAACGCATGCGTGATCATCAACGACCAGCAGCAACCGCGTGGCACCAGGATCTTCGGCCCGGTCGGACGCGAGCTGCGCGACCGCAAGTTCATGCGCATCGTGTCACTCGCCCCGGAGGTGCTGTGA
- the rplX gene encoding 50S ribosomal protein L24: MKLKTGDTVKVISGKDKGTESRVARVIRSKNKVIVEGVATAKRHQRPQGQTMQGGIIDKDMPIDASNVMIVCPECGPTKIGARIDESGRKSRICRKCGGDL; encoded by the coding sequence ATGAAGCTGAAGACGGGCGACACGGTCAAGGTCATCTCCGGCAAGGACAAGGGCACAGAGAGCAGGGTCGCTCGCGTCATCCGCTCGAAGAACAAGGTCATCGTCGAAGGCGTCGCCACCGCCAAGCGGCATCAACGTCCGCAAGGCCAGACGATGCAGGGCGGCATCATCGACAAGGACATGCCGATAGACGCCTCGAACGTGATGATCGTCTGCCCGGAGTGCGGGCCGACGAAGATCGGTGCCCGGATCGATGAGAGCGGCCGCAAGTCGAGGATCTGCCGCAAGTGCGGGGGTGATCTCTGA
- the rpsN gene encoding 30S ribosomal protein S14 codes for MAKTSKINKNDDRKVVVDRYAKRRAELVQVIKDPEASYEAKREAYQEIDKRSRDASGTRLRNRCGRCGRPRAHLRKFGMCRICVRELAHQGELPGVRKASW; via the coding sequence ATGGCGAAGACATCCAAGATCAACAAGAACGACGACCGTAAGGTGGTCGTCGACCGATACGCCAAGCGGCGAGCCGAGCTCGTCCAGGTCATCAAGGATCCCGAGGCGTCGTACGAGGCGAAGCGGGAGGCCTACCAGGAGATCGACAAGCGAAGCCGCGACGCCAGCGGGACGAGGCTGCGCAACCGCTGCGGCAGGTGCGGCCGTCCTCGCGCCCACCTGCGCAAGTTCGGCATGTGCAGGATCTGCGTGCGCGAGTTGGCGCATCAAGGTGAGCTGCCGGGTGTGAGAAAGGCGT